The Oryctolagus cuniculus chromosome 5, mOryCun1.1, whole genome shotgun sequence genome includes a region encoding these proteins:
- the MDC1 gene encoding mediator of DNA damage checkpoint protein 1 isoform X3, which translates to MEDTQAIILETEDEEDTEQSNHIAGGGLEPVGRLRVFSSTHGPEKDFPLYLGKNVVGRMPDCSVALQFPSISKQHAVIEILAQGKAPLLHDCGSLNGTQILRPPKVLKPGVSHCLKDRQLILFADLLCQYHRLDIPIPCAPQGPLTIEETPRVQGEAQPQRLQLAEDSEEELDSKRCMMQDSRTASPSLATVVPESDEEGFSPAPSGPAPSFGFRLDSDTDEEEGQHPVAKEASSAARRDATTGAKLPEANGVATFMPAMKETHNGTEVQGKASNGLAPDGEILERNQAPEDTDADNDSRLPGRPTVGHLERVQPSGFMDSDTDVEEEQIPATPAVVPVKKRQIFRGVGPQGSGALGLQHVQESQARGDTDVEEDKAPLTVPLVRSHAPMVIDSDTDDEEEISAALTLARLKESPAVIWNRDGDMEGGRAQPEVPLQQNQTTSGRDSDTDVEEEGLPADRTVPNSHADKDAALVTAQSKMGPPTPNDSDTDVEAGMSSPGIHLERSQASAPVAINTELEEEVSPGLAAVHLQKHQVPVLGTDQTEVEAEGGPAELPVLPPEGVQPSVAGDCETGTEEGMSLAASVVADVREGQLPADGDVGIDHTTAEHERALQLGAQGRSPMAQVEQDLLPVSRSNVTDLVVDTGTPGRTTQPQREGAQSPTGKQRELYVGGTEDLEEDSDDFEDVALQATQCFVDRDNQSVEDQNLEDEPTQAFLLNPPPEPASSSCSFQSSGTMDVSWELMATQQFCSTASDTSETQPIEANGFCPSPSRAIPQDQRAESPLHTEPLGSQGRAMQTMEKDMGHLNCKMSPDEKTPRGDPESPDACLPEASTPPPTPLICQSQKHPAPQPLLPPSPPSVEPPILRTRQNGSQEAPEIPLSSELESEVRPQKSSPVSSAILEPYPPTPTEQSVTPKLPSQATRDRTHRSYDKTPKPVESTAPDLQPSTSTERPVTAKPTSQATRGRTHRASARTPEPVEPPVPTDQSVTPKPSTRATRGRTRRASAKTPEPIEPPVPTDQPVTPKPSTRATRGRTCRASAKTPEPIGPPVPTEQPVTPKPSTGATRGKTRRSSEPVEPIVPEILQLSTPTEHPVTPRPTPQVTWGRTRRSSAKSPEPVGPTAPDLEPPLSADQPVTPKPSTRATRGKTRRSSEPVEPIVPEILQLSTPTEHPVTPRPTPQVTRGRTCRFSAKSPEPVGPTAPDLEPPLSTDQPVTPKPSTRATRDRTHRASAKTPEPIEPPVPTDQPVTPKPSTRATRGRTCRASAKTPEPIGPPVPTEQPVTPKPSTGATRGKTRRSSEPVEPIVPEILQLSTPTEHPVTPRPTPQVTRGRTRRSSAKSPEPVGPIAPDLEPPLSADQPVTPKPTSRVTRGRKHQSSFKTPEQVEPTVPDLEPLTPTEQPVTPRATRGRTLRSSIKTPEPVEPTAANLEPPPTVEQPVTPKAIAQSGQSGTLRSSTLNAVPVPTPSEFQSTVTTEQPTLEPIPQANNSRGQRARRKHGSPIAPIIYKPCSALPEPKSQLSSNQRQGAVRAAESLGTVPEPAFPQLLGVPTHAPQIQKVEAAGISGVIQEPPKTSPSHKRSSAPMDSPPLQKRPRRGEVSRKTVFPKEEDLVVPVPGKRRRDQAEEKPKGIPSCSRRRTKPHQQSAAPKVLFTGVLDVRGEQAVLELGGSLASSVAEASHLVTDRICRTVKFLCALGRGIPILSLDWLYQSRKAGCFLPPDEYVVTDPEQEKNFGFRLRDALSRARERKLLEGYEIHVTPGVQPPPPQMREIISCCGGTILPSMPRSYKPQRVVITCPQDFPRCSGPLRLGVPLLSSEFLLTGVLKQEATPEAFVFSALELPST; encoded by the exons ATGGAAGACACACAGGCTATTATCTTGGAGACTGAAGATGAGGAGGACACAGAGCAATCCAACCACATTGCAGGAGGTGGATTGGAGCCCGTAGGGCGACTGCGCGTCTTCAGTAGTACTCACGGACCAGAGAAAG ATTTCCCACTGTACCTCGGGAAGAATGTAGTGGGCCGAATGCCTGACTGCTCTGTGGCCCTGCAGTTTCCATCCATCTCCAAACAACATGCAGTGATTGAAATCTTGGCCCAGGGCAAGGCACCTCTCCTCCACGACTGTGGGAGCCTCAATGGTACTCAGATCCTGAGGCCGCCTAAGGTCCTGAAACCTGGGGTGAGTCATTGTCTCAAGGACCGGCAGTTGATTCTCTTTGCTGACTTGCTCTGCCAGTACCATCGCCTGGATATCCCCATACCCTGTGCTCCCCAGGGCCCTCTAACTATAGAGGAGACCCCCAGGGTACAGGGAGAAGCTCAACCTCAGAGGCTTCAGTTGGCTGAGGATTCAGAGGAAGAATTAG ATTCAAAGAGGTGTATGATGCAAGACTCAAGGACCGCATCCCCCTCTTTGGCAACAGTAGTACCAGAGAG TGATGAAGAGGGGTTTTCTCCTGCCCCGAGTGGCCCTGCGCCatcttttggcttcagattggacagTGACACAGATGAGGAAGAAGGGCAGCACCCAGTAGCAAAGGAGGCCTCCTCAGCTGCCAGAAGAGACGCGACCACAGGAGCCAAGCTGCCTGAAGCCAATGGCGTCGCAACTTTCATGCCTGCCATGAAAGAAACACACAACGGCACAGAAGTCCAGGGGAAGGCAAGCAACGGGCTGGCTCCAGATGGGGAGATTTTGGAGAGGAACCAAGCTCCTGAGGACACAGATGCAGATAATGACAGCAGGCTTCCTGGAAGGCCCACTGTGGGCCACTTGGAAAGGGTCCAACCTTCTGGCTTCATGGACAGTGATACTGATGTGGAGGAAGAGCAAATCCCTGCAACCCCAGCTGTAGTTCCTGTGAAAAAGAGGCAAATCTTCCGTGGAGTTGGTCCCCAGGGCTCTGGAGCACTCGGCCTGCAACATGTGCAGGAAAGCCAGGCTAGAGGTGATACCGATGTGGAGGAGGACAAGGCCCCACTCACTGTCCCTCTGGTGAGAAGCCACGCCCCCATGGTGATCGACAGCGACACAGATGATGAGGAAGAAATCTCTGCAGCGCTTACTTTGGCGCGTCTGAAAGAGAGCCCAGCTGTTATATGGAACAGAGATGGAGATATggaagggggcagggcccaaCCTGAGGTCCCTCTGCAGCAAAACCAAACCACCTCTGGGAGAGACAGTGACACAGACGTGGAGGAAGAGGGGCTGCCAGCAGACCGAACTGTTCCCAACAGTCACGCAGACAAGGATGCAGCCCTAGTTACGGCACAGTCAAAGATGGGCCCACCTACTCCTAACGACAGTGATACAGATGTGGAAGCAGGCATGAGCTCACCTGGGATCCACCTGGAGAGAAGCCAAGCATCTGCCCCAGTGGCCATCAACACAGAACTGGAGGAGGAAGTGtccccagggctggctgctgTACATCTACAGAAGCATCAGGTGCCTGTGTTGGGGACAGATCAAACCGAGGTggaagcagagggtggcccagcaGAACTGCCTGTGTTGCCTCCAGAGGGAGTCCAGCCTTCTGTAGCTGGAGACTGTGAGACAGGCACAGAAGAGGGCATGTCCTTAGCAGCCTCAGTAGTGGCAGATGTAAGAGAGGGCCAGCTTCCAGCAGATGGGGATGTGGGAATAGACCACACTACAGCTGAGCATGAGAGAGCTCTGCAGTTGGGGGCACAGGGTAGGTCACCTATGGCACAGGTGGAGCAGGAccttctccctgtctccaggAGCAATGTCACAGACCTAGTGGTGGACACAGGTACTCCAGGGCGAACCACCCAGCCACAAAGAGAGGGAGCCCAGTCCCccacaggaaagcagagagagctaTATGTGGGCGGGACCGAGGACTTGGAAGAAGACTCTGATG ATTTTGAAGATGTGGCACTTCAAGCTACCCAGTGCTTTGTGGACAGGGACAATCAGAGCGTGGAAG ACCAGAATTTGGAAGATGAACCTACCCAGGCCTTCCTGTTGAATCCACCTCCAGAGCCTGCATCTTCCTCTTGCAGCTTTCAGAGTTCAG GTACCATGGATGTGTCCTGGGAGCTCATGGCTACACAGCAATTCTGTTCCACAGCATCTGACACCTCTGAGACCCAGCCCATTGAGGCCAACGGATTCTGCCCATCTCCATCTAGAGCAATACCACAAGACCAGCGTGCAGAGAGCCCACTACACACAGAGCCACTGGGGAGTCAAGGCAGAGCGATGCAAACTATGGAGAAAGACATGG GCCACTTGAATTGCAAGATGTCACCTGATGAGAAGACTCCCAGG GGTGATCCGGAATCCCCAGATGCTTGTCTGCCTGAAGCCtcaaccccacccccaacccccctgATCTGTCAGAGCCAAAAACATCCTGCACCTcagccccttcttcctccctccccaccttctgTTGAGCCACCCATTCTTAGGACCAGGCAAAATGGAAGTCAGGAAGCTCCAGAAATTCCCTTGTCCTCAGAGCTGGAGTCTGAAGTCAGGCCCCAGAAGTCCTCTCCAGTTTCCTCTGCTATCCTTGAGCCttatcctcccacccccacagagcAGTCTGTCACCCCCAAGCTCCCATCTCAGGCCACTCGGGACAGGACACATAGGTCTTATGATAAGACCCCCAAACCAGTGGAATCCACTGCCCCTGACCTGCAGCCATCCACCTCCACAGAGAGGCCTGTCACCGCCAAGCCCACATCTCAGGCCACTCGGGGACGAACACATAGGGCCTCTGCCAGGACCCCTGAACCAGTTGAGCCTCCTGTCCCCACAGACCAGTCTGTCACCCCCAAGCCTTCAACCAGGGCCACTCGGGGAAGGACACGTAGGGCCTCTGCCAAGACCCCTGAACCAATTGAGCCTCCTGTCCCCACAGACCAGCCTGTCACTCCCAAGCCTTCAACCAGGGCCACTCGGGGCCGGACATGTAGGGCCTCTGCCAAGACCCCTGAACCAATTGGGCCTCCTGTCCCCACAGAGCAGCCTGTCACCCCCAAGCCTTCCACTGGGGCCACTCGGGGCAAGACACGTAGGTCCTCTGAACCAGTTGAACCCATAGTACCTGAAATCCTCCAGCTGTCCACCCCCACAGAGCATCCTGTCACCCCCAGGCCCACACCTCAGGTCACTTGGGGCAGGACACGTAGGTCCTCTGCCAAGTCCCCTGAACCAGTTGGACCCACTGCCCCTGATCTTGAGCCTCCTCTCTCTGCAGATCAGCCTGTCACTCCCAAGCCTTCAACTAGGGCCACTCGGGGCAAGACACGTAGGTCCTCTGAACCAGTTGAACCCATAGTACCTGAAATCCTCCAGCTGTCCACCCCCACAGAGCATCCTGTCACCCCCAGGCCCACACCTCAGGTCACTCGGGGCAGGACATGTAGGTTCTCTGCCAAGTCCCCCGAACCAGTTGGACCCACTGCCCCTGATCTTGAGCCTCCTCTCTCCACAGATCAGCCTGTCACTCCCAAGCCTTCAACTAGGGCCACTCGGGACAGGACACATAGGGCCTCTGCCAAGACCCCTGAACCAATTGAGCCTCCTGTCCCCACAGACCAGCCTGTCACTCCCAAGCCTTCAACCAGGGCCACTCGGGGCCGGACATGTAGGGCCTCTGCCAAGACCCCTGAACCAATTGGGCCTCCTGTCCCCACAGAGCAGCCTGTCACCCCCAAGCCTTCCACTGGGGCCACTCGGGGCAAGACACGTAGGTCCTCTGAACCAGTTGAACCCATAGTACCTGAAATCCTCCAGCTGTCCACCCCCACAGAGCATCCTGTCACCCCCAGGCCCACACCTCAGGTCACTCGGGGCAGGACACGTAGGTCCTCTGCCAAGTCCCCTGAACCAGTTGGACCCATTGCCCCTGATCTTGAGCCTCCTCTCTCCGCAGATCAGCCTGTCACCCCCAAGCCCACATCCCGGGTCACTCGGGGTAGGAAACATCAGTCCTCTTTCAAGACCCCTGAGCAAGTTGAACCCACAGTCCCTGATCTTGAGCCTCTTACCCCCACAGAGCAGCCTGTCACTCCCAGGGCCACTCGAGGCAGGACCCTTAGGTCCTCTATCAAGACTCCTGAACCAGTTGAGCCCACAGCCGCTAATCTTGAGCCTCCCCCTACTGTAGAGCAGCCTGTCACCCCTAAGGCCATAGCTCAGAGTGGTCAGAGTGGGACACTAAGGTCTTCTACATTAAATGCTGTCCCAGTTCCTACCCCCTCTGAATTCCAGTCCACTGTCACCACAGAGCAGCCTACCCTGGAGCCCATTCCTCAAGCCAATAACAGCAGGGGACAGAGGGCTAGAAGGAAGCATGGCTCCCCCATAGCTCCCATTATCTACAAACCTTGCTCCGCACTCCCTGAACCTAAATCCCAATTATCAAGCAACCAAAGACAAGGAGCAGTGAGAGCAGCTGAATCCCTTGGGACTGTTCCTGAGCCTGCCTTTCCCCAGCTTCTTGGGGTACCCACCCATGCTCCCCAGATCCAAAAGGTAGAAGCAGCAGGCATATCCGGGGTCATTCAAGAGCCTCCGAAGACCTCTCCAAGCCACAAGAGGTCTTCAGCGCCCATGGATTCACCCCCACTTCAAAAACGGCCCCGAAGAGGGGAAGTGTCCCGGAAGACGGTATTCCCCAAGGAAGAG GATTTGGTGGTTCCAGTGCCaggcaagagaaggagagaccaggCAGAGGAAAAGCCCAAGGGAATTCCAAGCTGCAGTCGTCGCCGAACCAAACCTCACCAACAATCAGCAGCCCCCAAA GTGCTTTTCACAGGAGTCCTGGATGTTCGCGGGGAGCAGGCGGTGCTGGAACTCGGTGGGAGTCTAGCCAGCTCGGTGGCAGAGGCTTCCCACCTGGTCACTGATCGAATCTGCCGCACTGTCAAATTCCTATGTGCCCTAGGGCGGGGCATCCCCATCCTTTCCCTGGACTGGCTGTATCAG TCTCGAAaggctggctgcttcctgcccccgGATGAATATGTGGTGACCGATCCTGAGCAGGAGAAGAATTTTGGCTTCCGCCTTCGAGACGCCCTGAGCCGGGCCCGGGAGCGAAAGCTGCTGGAG GGCTATGAGATTCATGTGACCCCTGGAGTCCAGCCGCCACCACCTCAGATGAGAGAGATCATCAGCTGCTGTGGAGGCACCATCTTACCTAGCATGCCCCGGTCCTACAAG CCTCAGAGAGTTGTGATCACGTGTCCCCAGGACTTCCCTCGCTGCTCCGGTCCACTTCGCCTTGGTGTGCCTCTCCTCTCATCCGAGTTCCTGCTGACAGGAGTGCTGAAGCAGGAAGCCACACCAGAGGCCTTTGTCTTCTCCGCTTTGGAATTGCCATCTACCTGA
- the MDC1 gene encoding mediator of DNA damage checkpoint protein 1 isoform X4, whose product MEDTQAIILETEDEEDTEQSNHIAGGGLEPVGRLRVFSSTHGPEKDFPLYLGKNVVGRMPDCSVALQFPSISKQHAVIEILAQGKAPLLHDCGSLNGTQILRPPKVLKPGVSHCLKDRQLILFADLLCQYHRLDIPIPCAPQGPLTIEETPRVQGEAQPQRLQLAEDSEEELDSKRCMMQDSRTASPSLATVVPESDEEGFSPAPSGPAPSFGFRLDSDTDEEEGQHPVAKEASSAARRDATTGAKLPEANGVATFMPAMKETHNGTEVQGKASNGLAPDGEILERNQAPEDTDADNDSRLPGRPTVGHLERVQPSGFMDSDTDVEEEQIPATPAVVPVKKRQIFRGVGPQGSGALGLQHVQESQARGDTDVEEDKAPLTVPLVRSHAPMVIDSDTDDEEEISAALTLARLKESPAVIWNRDGDMEGGRAQPEVPLQQNQTTSGRDSDTDVEEEGLPADRTVPNSHADKDAALVTAQSKMGPPTPNDSDTDVEAGMSSPGIHLERSQASAPVAINTELEEEVSPGLAAVHLQKHQVPVLGTDQTEVEAEGGPAELPVLPPEGVQPSVAGDCETGTEEGMSLAASVVADVREGQLPADGDVGIDHTTAEHERALQLGAQGRSPMAQVEQDLLPVSRSNVTDLVVDTGTPGRTTQPQREGAQSPTGKQRELYVGGTEDLEEDSDDFEDVALQATQCFVDRDNQSVEGTMDVSWELMATQQFCSTASDTSETQPIEANGFCPSPSRAIPQDQRAESPLHTEPLGSQGRAMQTMEKDMGHLNCKMSPDEKTPRGDPESPDACLPEASTPPPTPLICQSQKHPAPQPLLPPSPPSVEPPILRTRQNGSQEAPEIPLSSELESEVRPQKSSPVSSAILEPYPPTPTEQSVTPKLPSQATRDRTHRSYDKTPKPVESTAPDLQPSTSTERPVTAKPTSQATRGRTHRASARTPEPVEPPVPTDQSVTPKPSTRATRGRTRRASAKTPEPIEPPVPTDQPVTPKPSTRATRGRTCRASAKTPEPIGPPVPTEQPVTPKPSTGATRGKTRRSSEPVEPIVPEILQLSTPTEHPVTPRPTPQVTWGRTRRSSAKSPEPVGPTAPDLEPPLSADQPVTPKPSTRATRGKTRRSSEPVEPIVPEILQLSTPTEHPVTPRPTPQVTRGRTCRFSAKSPEPVGPTAPDLEPPLSTDQPVTPKPSTRATRDRTHRASAKTPEPIEPPVPTDQPVTPKPSTRATRGRTCRASAKTPEPIGPPVPTEQPVTPKPSTGATRGKTRRSSEPVEPIVPEILQLSTPTEHPVTPRPTPQVTRGRTRRSSAKSPEPVGPIAPDLEPPLSADQPVTPKPTSRVTRGRKHQSSFKTPEQVEPTVPDLEPLTPTEQPVTPRATRGRTLRSSIKTPEPVEPTAANLEPPPTVEQPVTPKAIAQSGQSGTLRSSTLNAVPVPTPSEFQSTVTTEQPTLEPIPQANNSRGQRARRKHGSPIAPIIYKPCSALPEPKSQLSSNQRQGAVRAAESLGTVPEPAFPQLLGVPTHAPQIQKVEAAGISGVIQEPPKTSPSHKRSSAPMDSPPLQKRPRRGEVSRKTVFPKEEDLVVPVPGKRRRDQAEEKPKGIPSCSRRRTKPHQQSAAPKVLFTGVLDVRGEQAVLELGGSLASSVAEASHLVTDRICRTVKFLCALGRGIPILSLDWLYQSRKAGCFLPPDEYVVTDPEQEKNFGFRLRDALSRARERKLLEGYEIHVTPGVQPPPPQMREIISCCGGTILPSMPRSYKPQRVVITCPQDFPRCSGPLRLGVPLLSSEFLLTGVLKQEATPEAFVFSALELPST is encoded by the exons ATGGAAGACACACAGGCTATTATCTTGGAGACTGAAGATGAGGAGGACACAGAGCAATCCAACCACATTGCAGGAGGTGGATTGGAGCCCGTAGGGCGACTGCGCGTCTTCAGTAGTACTCACGGACCAGAGAAAG ATTTCCCACTGTACCTCGGGAAGAATGTAGTGGGCCGAATGCCTGACTGCTCTGTGGCCCTGCAGTTTCCATCCATCTCCAAACAACATGCAGTGATTGAAATCTTGGCCCAGGGCAAGGCACCTCTCCTCCACGACTGTGGGAGCCTCAATGGTACTCAGATCCTGAGGCCGCCTAAGGTCCTGAAACCTGGGGTGAGTCATTGTCTCAAGGACCGGCAGTTGATTCTCTTTGCTGACTTGCTCTGCCAGTACCATCGCCTGGATATCCCCATACCCTGTGCTCCCCAGGGCCCTCTAACTATAGAGGAGACCCCCAGGGTACAGGGAGAAGCTCAACCTCAGAGGCTTCAGTTGGCTGAGGATTCAGAGGAAGAATTAG ATTCAAAGAGGTGTATGATGCAAGACTCAAGGACCGCATCCCCCTCTTTGGCAACAGTAGTACCAGAGAG TGATGAAGAGGGGTTTTCTCCTGCCCCGAGTGGCCCTGCGCCatcttttggcttcagattggacagTGACACAGATGAGGAAGAAGGGCAGCACCCAGTAGCAAAGGAGGCCTCCTCAGCTGCCAGAAGAGACGCGACCACAGGAGCCAAGCTGCCTGAAGCCAATGGCGTCGCAACTTTCATGCCTGCCATGAAAGAAACACACAACGGCACAGAAGTCCAGGGGAAGGCAAGCAACGGGCTGGCTCCAGATGGGGAGATTTTGGAGAGGAACCAAGCTCCTGAGGACACAGATGCAGATAATGACAGCAGGCTTCCTGGAAGGCCCACTGTGGGCCACTTGGAAAGGGTCCAACCTTCTGGCTTCATGGACAGTGATACTGATGTGGAGGAAGAGCAAATCCCTGCAACCCCAGCTGTAGTTCCTGTGAAAAAGAGGCAAATCTTCCGTGGAGTTGGTCCCCAGGGCTCTGGAGCACTCGGCCTGCAACATGTGCAGGAAAGCCAGGCTAGAGGTGATACCGATGTGGAGGAGGACAAGGCCCCACTCACTGTCCCTCTGGTGAGAAGCCACGCCCCCATGGTGATCGACAGCGACACAGATGATGAGGAAGAAATCTCTGCAGCGCTTACTTTGGCGCGTCTGAAAGAGAGCCCAGCTGTTATATGGAACAGAGATGGAGATATggaagggggcagggcccaaCCTGAGGTCCCTCTGCAGCAAAACCAAACCACCTCTGGGAGAGACAGTGACACAGACGTGGAGGAAGAGGGGCTGCCAGCAGACCGAACTGTTCCCAACAGTCACGCAGACAAGGATGCAGCCCTAGTTACGGCACAGTCAAAGATGGGCCCACCTACTCCTAACGACAGTGATACAGATGTGGAAGCAGGCATGAGCTCACCTGGGATCCACCTGGAGAGAAGCCAAGCATCTGCCCCAGTGGCCATCAACACAGAACTGGAGGAGGAAGTGtccccagggctggctgctgTACATCTACAGAAGCATCAGGTGCCTGTGTTGGGGACAGATCAAACCGAGGTggaagcagagggtggcccagcaGAACTGCCTGTGTTGCCTCCAGAGGGAGTCCAGCCTTCTGTAGCTGGAGACTGTGAGACAGGCACAGAAGAGGGCATGTCCTTAGCAGCCTCAGTAGTGGCAGATGTAAGAGAGGGCCAGCTTCCAGCAGATGGGGATGTGGGAATAGACCACACTACAGCTGAGCATGAGAGAGCTCTGCAGTTGGGGGCACAGGGTAGGTCACCTATGGCACAGGTGGAGCAGGAccttctccctgtctccaggAGCAATGTCACAGACCTAGTGGTGGACACAGGTACTCCAGGGCGAACCACCCAGCCACAAAGAGAGGGAGCCCAGTCCCccacaggaaagcagagagagctaTATGTGGGCGGGACCGAGGACTTGGAAGAAGACTCTGATG ATTTTGAAGATGTGGCACTTCAAGCTACCCAGTGCTTTGTGGACAGGGACAATCAGAGCGTGGAAG GTACCATGGATGTGTCCTGGGAGCTCATGGCTACACAGCAATTCTGTTCCACAGCATCTGACACCTCTGAGACCCAGCCCATTGAGGCCAACGGATTCTGCCCATCTCCATCTAGAGCAATACCACAAGACCAGCGTGCAGAGAGCCCACTACACACAGAGCCACTGGGGAGTCAAGGCAGAGCGATGCAAACTATGGAGAAAGACATGG GCCACTTGAATTGCAAGATGTCACCTGATGAGAAGACTCCCAGG GGTGATCCGGAATCCCCAGATGCTTGTCTGCCTGAAGCCtcaaccccacccccaacccccctgATCTGTCAGAGCCAAAAACATCCTGCACCTcagccccttcttcctccctccccaccttctgTTGAGCCACCCATTCTTAGGACCAGGCAAAATGGAAGTCAGGAAGCTCCAGAAATTCCCTTGTCCTCAGAGCTGGAGTCTGAAGTCAGGCCCCAGAAGTCCTCTCCAGTTTCCTCTGCTATCCTTGAGCCttatcctcccacccccacagagcAGTCTGTCACCCCCAAGCTCCCATCTCAGGCCACTCGGGACAGGACACATAGGTCTTATGATAAGACCCCCAAACCAGTGGAATCCACTGCCCCTGACCTGCAGCCATCCACCTCCACAGAGAGGCCTGTCACCGCCAAGCCCACATCTCAGGCCACTCGGGGACGAACACATAGGGCCTCTGCCAGGACCCCTGAACCAGTTGAGCCTCCTGTCCCCACAGACCAGTCTGTCACCCCCAAGCCTTCAACCAGGGCCACTCGGGGAAGGACACGTAGGGCCTCTGCCAAGACCCCTGAACCAATTGAGCCTCCTGTCCCCACAGACCAGCCTGTCACTCCCAAGCCTTCAACCAGGGCCACTCGGGGCCGGACATGTAGGGCCTCTGCCAAGACCCCTGAACCAATTGGGCCTCCTGTCCCCACAGAGCAGCCTGTCACCCCCAAGCCTTCCACTGGGGCCACTCGGGGCAAGACACGTAGGTCCTCTGAACCAGTTGAACCCATAGTACCTGAAATCCTCCAGCTGTCCACCCCCACAGAGCATCCTGTCACCCCCAGGCCCACACCTCAGGTCACTTGGGGCAGGACACGTAGGTCCTCTGCCAAGTCCCCTGAACCAGTTGGACCCACTGCCCCTGATCTTGAGCCTCCTCTCTCTGCAGATCAGCCTGTCACTCCCAAGCCTTCAACTAGGGCCACTCGGGGCAAGACACGTAGGTCCTCTGAACCAGTTGAACCCATAGTACCTGAAATCCTCCAGCTGTCCACCCCCACAGAGCATCCTGTCACCCCCAGGCCCACACCTCAGGTCACTCGGGGCAGGACATGTAGGTTCTCTGCCAAGTCCCCCGAACCAGTTGGACCCACTGCCCCTGATCTTGAGCCTCCTCTCTCCACAGATCAGCCTGTCACTCCCAAGCCTTCAACTAGGGCCACTCGGGACAGGACACATAGGGCCTCTGCCAAGACCCCTGAACCAATTGAGCCTCCTGTCCCCACAGACCAGCCTGTCACTCCCAAGCCTTCAACCAGGGCCACTCGGGGCCGGACATGTAGGGCCTCTGCCAAGACCCCTGAACCAATTGGGCCTCCTGTCCCCACAGAGCAGCCTGTCACCCCCAAGCCTTCCACTGGGGCCACTCGGGGCAAGACACGTAGGTCCTCTGAACCAGTTGAACCCATAGTACCTGAAATCCTCCAGCTGTCCACCCCCACAGAGCATCCTGTCACCCCCAGGCCCACACCTCAGGTCACTCGGGGCAGGACACGTAGGTCCTCTGCCAAGTCCCCTGAACCAGTTGGACCCATTGCCCCTGATCTTGAGCCTCCTCTCTCCGCAGATCAGCCTGTCACCCCCAAGCCCACATCCCGGGTCACTCGGGGTAGGAAACATCAGTCCTCTTTCAAGACCCCTGAGCAAGTTGAACCCACAGTCCCTGATCTTGAGCCTCTTACCCCCACAGAGCAGCCTGTCACTCCCAGGGCCACTCGAGGCAGGACCCTTAGGTCCTCTATCAAGACTCCTGAACCAGTTGAGCCCACAGCCGCTAATCTTGAGCCTCCCCCTACTGTAGAGCAGCCTGTCACCCCTAAGGCCATAGCTCAGAGTGGTCAGAGTGGGACACTAAGGTCTTCTACATTAAATGCTGTCCCAGTTCCTACCCCCTCTGAATTCCAGTCCACTGTCACCACAGAGCAGCCTACCCTGGAGCCCATTCCTCAAGCCAATAACAGCAGGGGACAGAGGGCTAGAAGGAAGCATGGCTCCCCCATAGCTCCCATTATCTACAAACCTTGCTCCGCACTCCCTGAACCTAAATCCCAATTATCAAGCAACCAAAGACAAGGAGCAGTGAGAGCAGCTGAATCCCTTGGGACTGTTCCTGAGCCTGCCTTTCCCCAGCTTCTTGGGGTACCCACCCATGCTCCCCAGATCCAAAAGGTAGAAGCAGCAGGCATATCCGGGGTCATTCAAGAGCCTCCGAAGACCTCTCCAAGCCACAAGAGGTCTTCAGCGCCCATGGATTCACCCCCACTTCAAAAACGGCCCCGAAGAGGGGAAGTGTCCCGGAAGACGGTATTCCCCAAGGAAGAG GATTTGGTGGTTCCAGTGCCaggcaagagaaggagagaccaggCAGAGGAAAAGCCCAAGGGAATTCCAAGCTGCAGTCGTCGCCGAACCAAACCTCACCAACAATCAGCAGCCCCCAAA GTGCTTTTCACAGGAGTCCTGGATGTTCGCGGGGAGCAGGCGGTGCTGGAACTCGGTGGGAGTCTAGCCAGCTCGGTGGCAGAGGCTTCCCACCTGGTCACTGATCGAATCTGCCGCACTGTCAAATTCCTATGTGCCCTAGGGCGGGGCATCCCCATCCTTTCCCTGGACTGGCTGTATCAG TCTCGAAaggctggctgcttcctgcccccgGATGAATATGTGGTGACCGATCCTGAGCAGGAGAAGAATTTTGGCTTCCGCCTTCGAGACGCCCTGAGCCGGGCCCGGGAGCGAAAGCTGCTGGAG GGCTATGAGATTCATGTGACCCCTGGAGTCCAGCCGCCACCACCTCAGATGAGAGAGATCATCAGCTGCTGTGGAGGCACCATCTTACCTAGCATGCCCCGGTCCTACAAG CCTCAGAGAGTTGTGATCACGTGTCCCCAGGACTTCCCTCGCTGCTCCGGTCCACTTCGCCTTGGTGTGCCTCTCCTCTCATCCGAGTTCCTGCTGACAGGAGTGCTGAAGCAGGAAGCCACACCAGAGGCCTTTGTCTTCTCCGCTTTGGAATTGCCATCTACCTGA